One Streptomyces sp. B21-105 genomic region harbors:
- a CDS encoding class I SAM-dependent DNA methyltransferase, producing MTRPRLAAATTYDEKHREREGNEAVMPPRNKKTTEPPAMKKVLWASADKLRGSLDAAEYKHFVLGLVFLKYVSAAMAEKRAQLEAELREEGGWSEADILATLEERREYTGSGIFYVPPTARWESVLERAKGTVEGQSIGEAVDAAMRAIEKFNPSLNRTLPKIYDNGRVDSERLAGLVKLLDRLVFQEQLGEDGKRRGARDIMGEVYEYFLAEFALKEGRKGGEYFTPESVVKLLVEVLEPQQGERVYDPACGSGGMFVQAEKFIETHGGNPLNVGVYGQELNQTTWQLAHMNLAIHGVEAKLGDEPADTFRNDQHPELKADVVMANPPFNISDWGGELLGMDKRWVYGTPPVGNANYAWLQHMISKLAPGGRAGVVLANGSMSSKQSGEGDIRRAMVEDDLVACMIALPGQLFRSTQIPACLWFLAEGKGRHSGWAPGRKGEVLFIDAREFGEMENRTLRVLTEDEIVGRIGDTVRAWRGVEGGRPYEDVPGFCVSAPLGVVAEHDFVLTPGRYVGAAEAEIDPDAEPVEEKIARLTALLREQFAESERLAKVVDEQLGRV from the coding sequence GTGACACGGCCCCGTCTGGCCGCCGCCACGACGTACGACGAGAAACACCGCGAACGAGAAGGAAACGAGGCAGTGATGCCGCCACGCAACAAGAAGACGACCGAGCCCCCGGCCATGAAGAAGGTGCTGTGGGCGTCCGCGGACAAGCTGCGCGGCAGCCTGGACGCCGCCGAGTACAAGCACTTCGTGCTGGGCCTGGTGTTCCTCAAGTACGTCTCCGCCGCCATGGCCGAGAAACGGGCGCAGTTGGAGGCCGAGCTGCGGGAGGAGGGCGGCTGGAGCGAGGCCGACATCCTCGCCACCCTGGAGGAGCGCCGCGAGTACACCGGCTCCGGGATCTTCTACGTGCCGCCCACCGCGCGCTGGGAGAGCGTCCTGGAGCGGGCGAAGGGCACGGTCGAGGGTCAGAGCATCGGCGAGGCCGTCGACGCCGCGATGCGCGCCATCGAGAAGTTCAACCCGTCGCTGAACCGGACCCTGCCGAAGATCTACGACAACGGGCGCGTCGACAGCGAGCGCCTCGCCGGCCTGGTGAAGCTGCTGGACCGGCTGGTCTTCCAGGAACAGCTCGGCGAGGACGGCAAGCGCCGGGGCGCGCGCGACATCATGGGCGAGGTCTACGAGTACTTCCTCGCGGAGTTCGCCCTCAAGGAGGGCCGCAAGGGCGGTGAGTACTTCACCCCGGAGAGCGTGGTGAAGCTCCTGGTCGAGGTGCTGGAGCCCCAGCAGGGCGAGCGCGTCTACGACCCGGCGTGCGGTTCGGGCGGCATGTTCGTCCAGGCCGAGAAGTTCATCGAGACGCACGGCGGCAACCCGCTGAACGTCGGCGTGTACGGGCAAGAACTCAACCAGACCACCTGGCAGCTGGCCCACATGAACCTCGCGATCCACGGCGTGGAGGCCAAGCTGGGCGACGAGCCGGCCGACACCTTCCGCAACGACCAGCATCCGGAGCTGAAGGCGGACGTGGTCATGGCCAACCCGCCCTTCAACATCTCCGACTGGGGCGGCGAGCTGCTCGGCATGGACAAGCGGTGGGTGTACGGCACCCCGCCCGTCGGCAACGCCAACTACGCCTGGCTCCAGCACATGATCAGCAAGCTGGCGCCGGGTGGCCGGGCGGGGGTCGTTCTGGCCAACGGCTCCATGAGCAGCAAGCAGTCGGGCGAGGGCGACATCCGGCGCGCGATGGTCGAGGACGACCTGGTCGCCTGCATGATCGCTCTGCCGGGGCAGTTGTTCCGGTCCACCCAGATCCCGGCGTGCCTGTGGTTCCTGGCGGAGGGCAAGGGACGGCACTCGGGGTGGGCCCCGGGACGCAAGGGCGAAGTGCTGTTCATCGACGCGCGCGAGTTCGGCGAGATGGAGAACCGGACGCTGCGCGTGCTGACGGAGGACGAGATCGTCGGGCGCATCGGCGACACGGTGCGGGCGTGGCGGGGGGTGGAGGGCGGCCGGCCTTACGAGGACGTGCCGGGGTTCTGCGTGAGCGCTCCGCTGGGTGTTGTCGCCGAGCATGACTTCGTGCTGACGCCGGGGCGGTACGTGGGGGCGGCGGAGGCGGAGATCGACCCGGACGCGGAGCCGGTGGAGGAGAAGATCGCCCGGCTGACGGCTCTGCTGCGTGAGCAGTTCGCGGAGTCGGAGCGGTTGGCGAAGGTCGTGGATGAGCAGTTGGGGAGGGTGTGA
- a CDS encoding restriction endonuclease subunit S, whose product MGEWKTYTVAELAAPGKHSLATGPFGSAIASRHFREAGVPVIRGGNLSVDVGTRLSDDGLVFISVEKANEFQRSVATEGDLVFTCWGTIGQVGIIDDKAVHGRYVVSNKQMKLTVDESIVRPLFMYYAMSSPEMISRVQGASIGSSVPGFNLTQLRSIILSVPSLSEQRAIVEVLGALDDKIALNERIRETSLLLANACYEAAGASGESMLIGELAELFDGPHATPHKTEAGPWFLSISSLKNGYLDLAESAHLSEEDFPRWTRRVQPEAGDVLFSYETRLGDAALMPPGVRSSLGRRMALLRSKSASISGALLLHAYLSPAFQEEIKRRTVYGATVDRLPLKEMPGWRIPLPAEGERERLSARLEALHASVMQTAAENRTLADLRDTLLPQLLSGKLQVRDAVRAVEEVV is encoded by the coding sequence ATGGGGGAGTGGAAGACCTATACGGTCGCTGAGCTTGCCGCGCCCGGTAAGCATTCACTCGCTACCGGACCTTTTGGATCCGCCATTGCGTCCCGGCACTTCAGGGAAGCCGGGGTGCCAGTGATCCGCGGTGGCAATCTGAGTGTCGACGTGGGCACCAGACTGAGTGATGACGGACTGGTCTTCATCAGCGTTGAAAAGGCCAATGAGTTCCAGCGAAGCGTTGCCACCGAGGGGGACTTGGTTTTTACGTGCTGGGGCACAATCGGCCAAGTCGGCATTATCGATGACAAGGCCGTGCACGGGCGGTATGTCGTATCCAATAAGCAGATGAAGCTCACCGTGGACGAAAGCATTGTCCGACCGCTCTTCATGTATTACGCGATGTCATCACCCGAAATGATCTCGCGGGTGCAGGGGGCTTCGATCGGCAGCTCGGTTCCGGGGTTCAACCTTACACAGCTCCGATCCATCATTTTGTCCGTTCCGTCCCTATCTGAACAGCGGGCCATCGTGGAAGTCCTCGGTGCCCTGGACGACAAGATCGCGCTCAACGAGCGGATCCGCGAGACCAGTCTGCTTCTTGCCAATGCCTGCTATGAAGCGGCCGGTGCGAGTGGTGAGTCCATGCTGATTGGTGAGCTTGCTGAACTCTTCGACGGGCCGCACGCCACCCCACACAAGACCGAGGCTGGTCCCTGGTTCCTCAGTATCAGCAGCCTCAAAAACGGCTATCTTGACCTGGCCGAGTCGGCGCACCTCTCTGAAGAGGACTTCCCACGCTGGACTCGGCGCGTGCAGCCGGAGGCCGGGGACGTTCTCTTCTCCTATGAGACAAGGCTCGGTGACGCCGCGCTGATGCCCCCTGGCGTTCGTAGCAGCCTAGGGAGGCGTATGGCTTTGTTGCGCAGCAAGTCCGCCTCGATCAGCGGAGCGTTGTTGCTCCACGCTTACCTCAGTCCCGCATTCCAGGAAGAGATCAAGCGCAGGACCGTCTACGGCGCGACGGTGGACCGATTGCCGCTCAAGGAGATGCCCGGCTGGCGCATCCCTCTGCCTGCTGAAGGTGAGCGAGAGCGGTTGTCGGCGCGGCTCGAAGCACTGCACGCGAGCGTGATGCAAACCGCCGCCGAGAACCGCACCCTCGCCGATCTCCGCGACACCCTCCTCCCTCAGCTCCTCTCCGGAAAGCTCCAGGTGAGAGACGCCGTCCGTGCCGTCGAGGAGGTCGTGTGA
- a CDS encoding type I restriction endonuclease subunit R: MTAAADRVPGEPSTGRLTEAELELHALELLAEYGWQHIPGAELGPVHGVRTDWDDLVLRPRLLKAIRSRYPRLPEHVAEDAANELLRWQTRNDLRENHRFYERLADGISVPYDDPATGEQRHARIRPVDFADPHGNDLVAASQVRVRSTKNRTFVFDIVLYVNGLPLAVFELKKADSNDSARTAYDQVQGYRRELKETSTFATLLLTLVSDGITARVGTPFTPWQHMAPWHADEHDVMLRREERQDGRALERMLYGAFEPVRFLDLVANFLSYSAPESGSVDTVKLAKAHQYIAVNAAVRATESAVATDGRAGVVWHTQGAGKSEEMLFYVGKAARTPELSNPTFVLLTDRIDLDTQLYRTFAASRTLEKITGAPEKADDAGELRRLLQRQEGGGGVVFTTLQKFRLQQEEKEAGVRHPLVSPRRDVIVVVDEAHRSHYDFIDGYARNLRDALPNATFIAFTGTPIENGVGSTRGVFGENIHTYDLTQAVDDGATVPVFYEPHLVRVDLPADADLDELDARAEGLIEGLSEEEKRKARRQFGDYESLIGARPRIEELAGKLLEHWDARRSEMIKLTGHPGKGMVVCASRVIAARLFEAVIRRRPEWAGEKDPETGLLTDDTGRIRVVFTGNVAKDDPEVADYVRTPTQLKNIQKRVTDADDVLELVIVQSLWLTGFDAPPLHTLYLDKRMRGAALMQAIARVNRTWPGKPSGLVVDFQGVIREIKEALAEYSERDQENPVFGADLRQAVQLVRENHQRIDELLHGCPWREIRDAGGPSAYREALTEALEFLIAPERKPEPAKATRRQRFMYHANLLRQAFSLCPTDERVQDLLPDIRFFEAVRTSREKYAMDEKEEQGLATAADVRLLIAQLNESVVATEGVVDIYDAAGLTKPDLSHLDDRVLNDLKASRHPNLAIAALRQALMKEIKDAHPNNLTRQETFTKKMKAAMNRYTNGLLTAAEFMEFLVNLAREVSADRGRAKKLGLTEDELAFYDALAADPSAVEEMEDTLLAKIAHELYEQIRKDVTVDWKVKEQARDKIMARVLRLLRKHGYPPDKQPAAIERVLKQAEEMAESLA; the protein is encoded by the coding sequence GTGACCGCAGCCGCCGATCGTGTGCCCGGTGAGCCGTCGACAGGCCGGCTCACCGAGGCGGAGCTGGAACTGCACGCGCTCGAACTGCTCGCCGAGTACGGGTGGCAGCACATTCCGGGGGCGGAGCTGGGGCCCGTGCACGGGGTGCGTACCGACTGGGACGATCTGGTCCTGCGGCCCCGCCTGCTCAAGGCGATCCGCAGCCGGTACCCGCGCCTGCCCGAGCACGTCGCCGAGGACGCTGCCAACGAGTTGCTGCGCTGGCAGACGCGGAACGATCTCCGGGAGAACCACCGGTTCTACGAGCGGCTGGCCGACGGGATCAGCGTGCCCTACGACGACCCCGCCACCGGCGAGCAGCGGCATGCCCGCATCCGTCCCGTCGACTTCGCCGACCCGCACGGCAACGATCTCGTCGCCGCCTCCCAGGTGCGGGTGCGCAGCACGAAGAACCGGACCTTCGTCTTCGACATCGTGCTGTACGTCAACGGGCTGCCCCTGGCCGTCTTCGAGCTGAAGAAGGCCGACAGCAACGACAGCGCCCGCACGGCCTACGACCAGGTCCAGGGCTACCGGCGCGAGCTGAAGGAGACCAGCACCTTCGCCACGCTCCTGCTCACCCTCGTCTCCGACGGGATCACCGCCCGCGTCGGCACCCCCTTCACGCCCTGGCAGCACATGGCTCCCTGGCACGCCGACGAGCACGACGTCATGCTGCGCAGGGAGGAGCGGCAGGACGGGCGGGCGCTGGAGCGGATGCTGTACGGGGCATTCGAGCCTGTCCGTTTCCTCGATCTCGTCGCCAACTTCCTGTCCTACTCGGCCCCCGAGTCCGGTTCCGTCGACACGGTCAAGCTCGCCAAGGCGCACCAGTACATCGCAGTCAACGCGGCCGTGCGCGCCACCGAGTCCGCCGTGGCCACCGACGGCCGCGCCGGTGTCGTCTGGCACACCCAGGGGGCGGGCAAGAGCGAGGAAATGCTGTTCTACGTCGGCAAGGCGGCCCGGACGCCCGAGCTGTCCAACCCGACCTTCGTCCTGCTCACCGACCGCATCGACCTCGACACCCAGCTTTACCGCACCTTCGCCGCCAGTCGCACCCTGGAGAAGATCACGGGAGCTCCGGAGAAGGCCGATGACGCGGGCGAGCTGCGGCGACTGCTCCAGCGGCAGGAGGGCGGCGGGGGCGTCGTCTTCACCACCCTCCAGAAGTTCCGGCTCCAGCAGGAGGAGAAGGAGGCCGGCGTTCGGCATCCGCTGGTCTCCCCGCGCCGTGACGTGATCGTCGTCGTCGACGAGGCGCACCGCAGCCACTACGACTTCATCGACGGCTACGCCCGCAACCTCCGCGACGCGCTGCCGAACGCCACCTTCATCGCGTTCACCGGAACCCCCATCGAGAACGGCGTCGGCAGCACCCGTGGCGTCTTCGGCGAGAACATCCACACCTACGACCTCACACAGGCCGTCGACGACGGGGCGACCGTCCCCGTCTTCTACGAGCCGCACCTCGTCCGCGTCGACCTCCCCGCCGATGCCGATCTCGACGAACTCGACGCCCGTGCCGAGGGGTTGATAGAGGGGCTGTCGGAGGAGGAGAAGCGCAAGGCCCGCCGTCAGTTCGGGGACTACGAGAGCCTGATCGGCGCCCGGCCGCGGATCGAGGAGCTGGCCGGAAAACTCCTCGAGCACTGGGACGCGCGCCGCTCGGAGATGATCAAGCTCACCGGTCATCCCGGCAAGGGCATGGTGGTCTGTGCTTCACGGGTCATCGCGGCGCGTCTCTTCGAGGCGGTCATCCGGCGTCGGCCCGAGTGGGCGGGGGAGAAGGATCCGGAGACCGGGCTTCTCACCGACGACACCGGCCGTATCCGGGTCGTGTTCACCGGCAACGTCGCGAAGGACGATCCGGAGGTCGCCGACTACGTGCGTACGCCCACCCAGTTGAAGAACATCCAGAAGCGGGTCACCGACGCGGACGACGTGCTGGAACTCGTCATCGTCCAGTCCCTCTGGCTGACCGGGTTCGACGCACCGCCGCTGCACACCCTCTACCTGGACAAGCGGATGCGCGGAGCGGCTCTGATGCAGGCCATCGCCCGCGTCAACCGCACCTGGCCGGGCAAGCCGTCGGGACTGGTCGTCGACTTCCAGGGGGTGATCCGGGAGATCAAGGAGGCCCTGGCCGAGTACTCCGAGCGGGACCAGGAGAACCCCGTGTTCGGTGCGGATCTCCGTCAGGCCGTTCAGCTCGTCCGCGAGAACCACCAACGCATCGACGAGCTGCTGCACGGCTGTCCCTGGCGCGAGATCCGTGACGCGGGCGGTCCGAGCGCCTACCGGGAGGCGCTGACGGAGGCGTTGGAGTTCCTGATCGCCCCCGAGCGGAAGCCGGAGCCCGCGAAGGCCACCCGTCGCCAGCGGTTCATGTATCACGCGAACCTCCTCCGCCAGGCCTTCTCCCTCTGCCCCACCGACGAGCGGGTGCAGGACCTGCTTCCCGACATCCGGTTCTTCGAGGCCGTGCGCACCTCCCGCGAGAAGTACGCCATGGACGAGAAGGAGGAACAGGGACTCGCCACCGCCGCCGACGTCCGCCTCCTCATCGCCCAGCTCAACGAGTCCGTCGTCGCCACCGAGGGCGTGGTGGACATCTACGACGCGGCCGGCCTGACCAAGCCCGACCTGTCTCACCTCGACGACCGGGTGCTGAACGACCTGAAGGCGAGCCGTCACCCCAACCTGGCCATCGCCGCGCTCCGACAGGCGCTCATGAAGGAGATCAAGGACGCCCACCCGAACAACCTCACCCGACAGGAGACCTTCACCAAGAAGATGAAGGCCGCCATGAACCGCTACACCAACGGCCTGCTCACCGCCGCCGAGTTCATGGAGTTCCTGGTCAACCTGGCGCGCGAGGTGTCCGCCGACCGCGGCCGGGCGAAGAAGCTCGGGCTGACCGAGGACGAACTCGCCTTCTACGACGCCCTCGCCGCCGACCCGTCAGCGGTGGAGGAGATGGAGGACACCCTCCTCGCGAAGATCGCCCACGAGCTGTACGAGCAGATACGGAAGGACGTCACGGTCGACTGGAAGGTGAAGGAGCAGGCCAGGGACAAGATCATGGCCCGGGTCCTCCGCCTGCTGCGCAAGCACGGCTACCCGCCGGACAAGCAGCCCGCGGCGATCGAACGCGTCCTGAAGCAGGCGGAGGAGATGGCGGAGAGTCTCGCCTGA
- a CDS encoding DUF397 domain-containing protein, producing the protein MTFKPSGGSGTELKWIKSSYSSEDGPSCVEVATAPARVLVRDSKTPRGPRLTLTPTTWAAFLPYASGN; encoded by the coding sequence ATGACCTTCAAGCCCTCGGGCGGATCCGGTACCGAGCTGAAGTGGATAAAGAGCAGCTACAGCTCGGAAGACGGCCCATCTTGTGTCGAGGTGGCCACCGCCCCCGCCCGCGTCCTCGTCCGCGACTCCAAGACCCCCCGCGGCCCCCGCCTCACCCTCACCCCCACCACCTGGGCGGCCTTTCTGCCGTACGCCTCCGGGAACTGA
- a CDS encoding helix-turn-helix domain-containing protein: protein MSEWDAEPEVDEEAGAVMRTVQRQLKLWRESAGLTQAEFGAAIGYGEEQVSSVERGRRIPRPEYLDRADEALSAGGRIAALKEDLAEARYPKKVRDVKRLEGEAVEICSYNNSVIDGLLQTEAYARAVFGSRRPQFTEDDLEQRVAARLARQEILRAPATRPLLSFVLCEATLRRLIGGKMVMREQLERLLEVARLRNVDLQVLPLSREENSGLGGPFRLLKLKDGVVVGLNEVQLTSRVITDPKETTVLDMRYGIIRAQALTPGESLAFIEKVLGES from the coding sequence GTGAGCGAGTGGGACGCGGAACCGGAGGTCGACGAGGAAGCCGGCGCGGTGATGAGGACCGTCCAACGGCAGCTGAAGCTGTGGCGGGAGTCGGCCGGCCTCACCCAGGCCGAGTTCGGGGCGGCCATCGGGTACGGCGAGGAGCAGGTCTCCTCCGTGGAGCGCGGGCGGCGGATTCCGCGCCCCGAGTACCTGGACCGCGCGGACGAGGCTCTGTCGGCGGGCGGCAGGATCGCAGCGCTGAAGGAGGACCTGGCGGAAGCCCGCTACCCGAAGAAGGTGCGGGACGTGAAGCGCCTTGAGGGGGAAGCCGTCGAAATCTGCTCCTACAACAACTCGGTCATCGACGGGCTGTTGCAGACGGAGGCCTACGCACGGGCCGTGTTCGGCTCCCGGCGGCCTCAGTTCACCGAGGACGATTTGGAGCAGCGGGTAGCCGCTCGACTGGCCCGTCAGGAGATCCTCCGCGCCCCAGCAACGCGTCCCCTACTCAGCTTCGTGCTGTGCGAAGCCACGCTGCGCCGTCTGATTGGGGGCAAGATGGTGATGCGCGAACAGCTCGAACGGTTGCTGGAAGTGGCCCGGCTGAGGAACGTCGATCTCCAGGTACTGCCTTTGAGCCGGGAGGAGAACTCGGGCCTCGGCGGTCCCTTTCGACTGCTCAAGCTCAAGGACGGGGTGGTCGTGGGCCTGAACGAAGTTCAGCTCACCAGCCGCGTGATCACCGATCCGAAGGAGACCACCGTCCTCGATATGCGCTATGGGATCATCCGGGCGCAGGCTCTCACGCCAGGAGAGTCGCTGGCCTTCATCGAAAAAGTGCTGGGAGAGTCATGA
- a CDS encoding ATP-binding protein, with amino-acid sequence MDTLSDVNQQTVRAPLHHFSVPLSATRRGARLARLLAAEQLGSWGVPLDPARLIVAELAANAALHGRVPGRSFRLTLSVVRPGSLRVEVADTRGDHLPAPARAGGDAPAESGYGLRLVEELADRWGVRCGPLPCKNVWAELDFDPCR; translated from the coding sequence ATGGACACGCTGAGTGACGTGAATCAGCAAACTGTGCGTGCCCCGCTCCACCACTTCTCCGTGCCGCTCTCCGCCACCCGGCGCGGCGCCCGTCTCGCCCGCCTCCTCGCGGCCGAGCAACTCGGCTCCTGGGGAGTGCCGTTGGATCCGGCCCGGCTCATCGTCGCCGAACTCGCCGCGAACGCGGCTCTGCACGGACGCGTGCCCGGGCGGAGCTTTCGCCTCACGCTCTCCGTCGTCCGGCCCGGAAGCTTGCGCGTAGAGGTCGCGGACACCCGGGGGGATCACCTGCCCGCCCCGGCCCGAGCGGGCGGCGACGCCCCCGCGGAGTCCGGCTACGGGCTCCGGCTCGTCGAGGAGTTGGCCGACCGGTGGGGTGTGCGGTGCGGGCCGCTGCCGTGCAAGAACGTGTGGGCGGAACTGGATTTCGACCCATGCCGGTGA
- a CDS encoding helix-turn-helix domain-containing protein — translation MAATKPIAAPRPTQCVRRSATHSGVTHVRAFQSSHYTIIGNHLAQHQALSLTAIGLAVHILSLPQGAPVDIRSLADRFPEGRDRIAFGLRELEAHGYLERVRERMDGGRFVTRTYAYNAPALTRRQADATEATEVRDAPVAPAAVVACVTPVAPVAPVAPVVVAEAVVVEAACDTVPEEAPTPPSERFETSEPSEPSEPSEPVESLDQGPPGSEHRDKAFALLAGLRRIDYRFTLSGKDVESLAPAVVAWFDNGASRSAVIHAMTANIPVPLKSPARFLAHRLREGLPPPLPVLLPYADPSGTPPTATASDRPPPWADPWTNCEGGCTRVFRESAPVKCCRECRARRAAASPKSPVRTV, via the coding sequence ATGGCTGCTACGAAGCCTATCGCTGCACCGCGCCCGACACAGTGCGTTCGGCGGAGTGCCACCCACTCCGGTGTCACCCACGTACGTGCGTTCCAGTCGAGCCACTACACGATTATCGGCAACCACCTCGCCCAGCACCAGGCGCTGTCGCTGACCGCGATCGGACTGGCCGTCCACATCCTGTCGCTGCCGCAGGGCGCCCCCGTCGACATCCGCAGCCTCGCCGACCGCTTCCCCGAAGGGCGGGATCGCATCGCCTTCGGGCTGCGGGAGCTGGAGGCGCACGGCTATCTGGAGCGGGTGCGTGAGCGCATGGACGGGGGCCGTTTCGTCACCCGTACGTACGCCTACAACGCCCCGGCGCTCACCCGGAGGCAGGCGGACGCGACGGAGGCGACGGAGGTACGGGACGCGCCGGTCGCTCCTGCCGCCGTCGTCGCCTGCGTCACTCCGGTCGCACCCGTGGCCCCGGTCGCGCCGGTCGTGGTCGCGGAAGCCGTAGTGGTCGAGGCGGCATGCGACACCGTCCCCGAAGAGGCTCCGACGCCGCCGTCCGAGCGGTTCGAAACCTCCGAACCGTCCGAACCGTCCGAACCGTCCGAACCCGTCGAATCCCTTGACCAGGGACCGCCCGGCAGCGAGCACCGTGACAAGGCCTTCGCCCTGCTCGCGGGCCTGCGCCGCATCGACTACCGGTTCACGCTCTCCGGAAAAGACGTGGAGAGTCTCGCCCCCGCCGTCGTCGCCTGGTTCGACAACGGCGCCTCCCGGTCCGCTGTGATCCACGCCATGACTGCCAACATTCCCGTCCCTCTGAAGTCTCCCGCCCGGTTCCTCGCCCACCGGCTCCGCGAAGGTCTCCCGCCGCCTCTGCCGGTGCTTCTGCCGTACGCGGATCCTTCCGGCACCCCGCCGACCGCCACCGCGTCGGACCGGCCGCCCCCCTGGGCGGATCCCTGGACGAACTGCGAGGGCGGCTGCACGCGCGTCTTCCGGGAGTCGGCGCCCGTCAAGTGCTGTCGCGAGTGCCGTGCGCGCAGAGCGGCAGCGTCACCGAAGTCGCCGGTTCGCACTGTCTGA
- the hemB gene encoding porphobilinogen synthase codes for MTTYGSFPGTRPRRLRTTPVMRRMVAETRLHPADFILPAFVREGVSEPVPITAMPGVVQHTRDSLKKAALEAVEAGVSGIMLFGVPEESKKDALGTPGTDPEGILQVALRDVRAEVGDDLLVMSDLCLDETTDHGHCGVLDAEGRVDNDATLERYAEMAQVQADAGAHVVGPSGMMDGQIGVVRDALDQIGREDVSILAYTAKYASAFYGPFREAVGSALKGDRKTYQQDPANLRESMRELALDLEEGADMVMVKPAGPYLDVLARVADAVDVPVAAYQISGEYSMIEAAAEKGWIDRDRAILETLTGIKRAGAQNILTYWATEAARKLR; via the coding sequence ATGACGACGTACGGATCCTTTCCCGGGACGCGGCCCCGGCGGCTGCGCACCACTCCCGTCATGCGGCGCATGGTCGCGGAGACGCGGTTGCATCCGGCCGACTTCATCCTTCCCGCGTTCGTGCGGGAGGGCGTGAGCGAGCCGGTGCCGATCACGGCGATGCCGGGGGTCGTGCAGCACACGCGGGACAGTCTGAAGAAGGCCGCGCTGGAGGCCGTCGAGGCGGGGGTCTCCGGGATCATGCTGTTCGGGGTGCCGGAGGAGTCCAAGAAGGACGCCCTCGGGACGCCGGGGACCGACCCGGAGGGGATTCTGCAGGTCGCCCTGCGCGACGTCCGCGCCGAGGTGGGGGACGACCTGCTCGTCATGTCCGACCTGTGCCTGGACGAGACGACCGACCACGGGCACTGCGGTGTGCTGGACGCGGAGGGGCGCGTCGACAACGACGCCACCCTCGAGCGGTACGCGGAGATGGCGCAGGTGCAGGCCGACGCCGGCGCTCACGTGGTGGGGCCCAGCGGGATGATGGACGGGCAGATCGGGGTCGTCCGCGACGCGCTCGACCAGATCGGGCGGGAGGACGTCTCGATCCTCGCGTACACCGCCAAGTACGCGTCCGCCTTCTACGGGCCCTTCCGGGAGGCCGTCGGCTCCGCGCTGAAGGGCGACCGCAAGACGTACCAGCAGGACCCGGCCAACCTCCGCGAGTCGATGCGCGAACTCGCCCTCGACCTGGAGGAGGGCGCGGACATGGTCATGGTCAAGCCGGCCGGCCCCTACCTCGACGTCCTCGCCCGGGTCGCCGACGCCGTGGACGTGCCGGTCGCCGCCTACCAGATCTCCGGCGAGTACTCGATGATCGAGGCCGCCGCCGAGAAGGGCTGGATCGACCGGGACCGGGCGATCCTCGAGACGCTGACCGGGATCAAGCGGGCCGGCGCCCAGAACATCCTCACCTACTGGGCCACCGAGGCGGCCCGGAAACTGCGCTAG